A stretch of the Lactuca sativa cultivar Salinas chromosome 9, Lsat_Salinas_v11, whole genome shotgun sequence genome encodes the following:
- the LOC111919502 gene encoding trihelix transcription factor DF1, which translates to MLQGPPGLIGNSGDVATPAQPPQQPVQAHGSVAVELGGGFSEEETGGRIEGERSGNGWPRKETLALIEIRSKMDFAFRDASAKGPLWDEVSRKLGELGYHRSGKKCKEKFENVYKYHKRTKEGRTSKADGKTYRFFDQLEALEANTQRPPAGMTTTTTAQHPFSQPSVVIPFNVTGSHSHQTNVSPISVAAPAMVNHGGTGASAGAFPFSSSNTTSSSTSSDEEPPELRRKRKRKWKDFFGRLMTEVIHKQEELQMKFLDQIERRERDRMAREEAWRIEEMAKMNREHELLVQERSIAAAKDAAVITFLQKITEQNSNNPVTQISQQPPPQPQKQQNLQPLQTPPPPPPQTPTPPPAQQQHQVQPPVLPAAPVVKNVENGGGGNSNIILAPSPSRWPKTEVYALIKLRTTLDMKYQDSGPKGPLWEEISAGMIKLGYNRNAKRCKEKWENINKYYKKVKESSKKRPEDSKTCPYFHQLDAIYRERANNSSHSSLRLPETTQMEPIMAEPEQQWPLPAAVVQQQQPTIHQNNVDDYDDEDEDDEDEGGDYEIAPNNNSSSVATVTMAET; encoded by the exons ATGTTGCAGGGACCTCCGGGATTAATTGGAAACTCCGGCGATGTCGCCACTCCGGCACAGCCGCCACAACAACCAGTACAAGCTCATGGAAGTGTTGCAGTTGAATTAGGCGGTGGATTTAGCGAAGAAGAAACTGGAGGAAGAATCGAAGGTGAACGGAGTGGAAACGGATGGCCGAGGAAGGAAACATTGGCGTTGATTGAAATCCGGTCGAAAATGGATTTCGCTTTTCGTGATGCGAGTGCCAAAGGTCCATTATGGGATGAAGTTTCAAG AAAACTTGGAGAGCTCGGGTATCATCGAAGTGGGAAGAAATGCAAGGAGAAATTCGAAAACGTCTACAAATATCACAAGAGAACCAAAGAAGGTCGCACCTCCAAAGCCGACGGAAAAACCTATCGATTCTTCGATCAATTAGAGGCTCTCGAAGCAAATACACAAAGACCACCGGCCGGAATGACAACTACCACCACCGCTCAACATCCATTCTCACAGCCGTCTGTTGTAATTCCTTTCAACGTCACTGGATCTCATTCTCATCAGACAAACGTCAGTCCTATCTCCGTTGCAGCACCAGCGATGGTTAATCACGGCGGTACCGGTGCCAGTGCAGGTGCCTTTCCGTTCTCGTCTTCGAACACCACGTCTTCATCTACTTCTTCCGACGAGGAGCCGCCGGAACTCaggaggaagaggaagaggaagtgGAAGGATTTTTTTGGGAGGTTGATGACGGAAGTTATTCATAAACAAGAGGAGCTGCAGATGAAATTCCTTGATCAGATCGAGAGACGAGAACGAGACCGGATGGCCAGAGAAGAAGCTTGGAGAATAGAAGAGATGGCGAAAATGAACCGGGAGCATGAGCTTCTGGTGCAGGAGAGATCCATCGCCGCCGCTAAAGACGCCGCCGTCATCACGTTCTTACAGAAGATAACCGAACAAAACTCGAACAATCCCGTCACTCAAATCTCACAGCAGCCACCGCCACAGCCACAAAAGCAGCAGAATCTACAACCTCTAcagacaccaccaccaccaccaccgcaaaCACCAACGCCACCACCAGCGCAGCAACAACATCAAGTTCAGCCGCCGGTATTACCGGCGGCACCAGTGGTGAAGAATGTAGAAAACGGTGGCGGAGGAAATTCGAATATTATCCTAGCGCCAAGCCCATCGAGATGGCCAAAAACAGAAGTGTACGCACTGATCAAACTCCGGACAACTCTGGACATGAAGTATCAAGACAGCGGACCAAAAGGTCCTTTATGGGAGGAGATATCCGCCGGAATGATAAAGCTCGGGTATAACAGGAATGCAAAAAGGTGCAAAGAAAAATGGGAGAATATCAACAAGTACTACAAGAAGGTGAAGGAAAGCAGCAAGAAAAGACCCGAAGACTCTAAAACATGTCCATACTTTCACCAGCTCGATGCTATTTATAGGGAGAGAGCCAACAACAGTAGCCACAGTAGTCTCAGGTTACCGGAAACCACCCAGATGGAACCGATTATGGCAGAACCAGAGCAGCAATGGCCACTTCCGGCGGCGGTCGTTCAGCAACAACAGCCTACGATTCACCAGAATAACGTAGATGATTAtgacgatgaagatgaagacgacgAAGACGAAGGCGGCGATTACGAGATTGCACCCAACAATAACTCATCGTCAGTAGCTACAGTGACGATGGCGGAAACATAA
- the LOC111919504 gene encoding UDP-glycosyltransferase 76G1: protein MDNSGCRRRRQRVVLFPIPFQGHINPMLQLANILHSNGFSITILHTNFNSAYTSNYPHFTFRPILDNDPKINNLSKLGSRGAGDILSGVVLLNQYGDESLRQELDQMLMASKQEQEPIVCLITDALWYFTQSVADSLKLPRIVLRTSSLLCFLVFASVPFLDDQGYFKQVNSLFDEEIIDSDLKNIILASDENKFKKAGSSKSVKDLEERVLEIPVLKVKDISKMKIKGQTDPSAKILANMVTQTKASSGIIWNSFKELEELELEKIHKEFPIPSFLIGPFHKYFPASFSSLLKPDRSFFTWLDEQAPNSVLYISFGSASQMEKQDFMEVAHGLASSKQKFLWVMREGFVKGSEWIEGLPDGFLDLVGERGRIVKWAPQQEVLAHRATGAFWTHSGWNSTLESICEGVPMICSPFWGDQPINARFISDVLKVGVYLENGWEREEIEGTIRRVMVEEEREGIRERAMCLKEKVNVSLMKGGSSYESLGSLVGYISSL from the exons ATGGACAATAGTGGCTGCCGGCGGCGGCGGCAAAGGGTGGTCCTTTTTCCGATCCCATTTCAAGGCCACATAAATCCTATGCTTCAACTTGCAAATATACTTCACTCCAATGGCTTCTCGATCACAATCCTTCACACTAACTTCAACTCAGCATACACATCAAATTACCCTCACTTCACCTTTCGACCCATTCTTGATAACGATCCCAAAATCAACAATCTTTCCAAGTTAGGATCCCGAGGTGCCGGTGATATCCTTTCGGGTGTCGTTTTGTTGAATCAATATGGTGACGAGAGCCTTCGCCAAGAGTTGGATCAGATGTTAATGGCTTCAAAACAAGAACAAGAGCCTATTGTGTGTTTGATCACTGACGCACTTTGGTACTTCACTCAATCAGTCGCAGATAGTCTTAAGCTTCCGAGGATTGTTTTAAGGACAAGTAGCTTGTTATGTTTTCTTGTTTTTGCTTCCGTACCATTTCTTGATGATCAGGGTTACTTTAAACAAGTCAACAGCC TTTTTGATGAAGAGATCATAGATTCAGATCTGAAGAATATCATATTGGCCAGCGACGAAAATAAATTCAAGAAAGCTGGAAGTAGCAAGTCAGTGAAGG ATTTGGAAGAACGAGTGCTGGAGATTCCAGTTCTTAAAGTGAAAGACATCTCAAAGATGAAAATCAAAGGCCAGACAGATCCATCAGCGAAAATACTAGCTAACATGGTGACACAAACAAAGGCATCTtcaggaatcatttggaactccTTCAAGGAACTTGAAGAACTCGAACTTGAAAAGATCCATAAAGAGTTTCCTATTCCGTCTTTCCTGATAGGTCCATTTCATAAATACTTTCCAGCGTCATTCAGCAGCTTGCTAAAACCCGACAGAAGCTTTTTCACATGGCTAGACGAACAAGCACCTAATTCAGTACTATACATAAGTTTCGGTAGTGCTTCTCAAATGGAGAAACAAGATTTCATGGAGGTCGCTCATGGTTTGGCCAGTAGCAAGCAGAAATTCTTGTGGGTGATGCGTGAAGGATTCGTTAAAGGTTCAGAATGGATCGAAGGGTTACCTGATGGGTTCTTGGATCTGGTGGGGGAAAGGGGACGTATTGTGAAATGGGCTCCTCAACAAGAAGTATTAGCTCATCGAGCAACTGGGGCATTTTGGACTCACAGTGGATGGAATTCGACATTGGAGAGTATTTGTGAAGGTGTTCCTATGATTTGTTCGCCGTTTTGGGGTGATCAACCAATAAATGCAAGATTTATAAGCGATGTTCTCAAGGTCGGGGTTTACCTGGAAAATGGgtgggagagagaagagatagAAGGTACAATAAGAAGAGTAATGGTGGAGGAAGAAAGGGAAGGTATTAGAGAGAGGGCAATGTGTTTGAAGGAAAAGGTAAATGTTAGCTTAATGAAGGGAGGGTCTTCATATGAATCTTTAGGGTCTCTTGTTGGTTACATCTCTTCCTTATAA